A stretch of Camelina sativa cultivar DH55 chromosome 18, Cs, whole genome shotgun sequence DNA encodes these proteins:
- the LOC104760343 gene encoding subtilisin-like protease SBT5.6 yields MNKLTCLFPLLFLIPLLASCAEKKQVYIVYFGEHKGDKALHEIEEHHHSYLHSVKESEEEARASLLYSYKHSINGFAAELTPDEASKLEKLAEVVSVFKSHPRKYEAHTTRSWEFVGLEEEETDDIDARPLKNDVDDRFRVGRKFLRKAKHGDGIIVGVLDSGVWPESRSFSDKGMGPIPKSWKGICQTGVAFNSSHCNRKIIGARYYVKGYEKYFGAFNVTANKDFLSPRDPDGHGSHTASTAVGRRVYGASALGGFAMGSASGGAPLSRLAVYKACWAKPNEEKVGGNVCLQEDMLAAIDDAIADGVHVISISIGTTDPLPFQQDGIAIGALHAIKRNIVVAASAGNSGPKPGTLSNPAPWIITVGASTLDRAFVGGLALGNGYTIKTESITAFKMDKFAPLVYAANVVVPGIALNDSSQCLPNSLRPELVAGKVVLCLRGAGSRIGKGIEVKRAGGAGMILGNAPANGNEIPSDSHFVATATVTPTVVEKILDYIKTDKNPMAFIKPGKTVYKYTAAPLMTGFSSRGPNVVDPNILKPDITAPGLNILAAWSGADSPSKVSIDQRVADFNIYTGTSMSCPHVSGAIALLKAIHPKWSSAAIRSALMTTAWMTNDEKKPIQDVDGLPANPFALGSGHFRPTKAADPGLVYDASYRAYLLYGCSVNFTDIDPTFKCPSKIPPGYNLNYPSIAIPNLNRTVTVKRTVTNVGIGNWTSTYVFNANPPSGVTVKAIPNVLVFNRIGQKQRFKIVIKPRTDLVLNATEKGQYQFGWFSWTDSDHVVRSPIAVSLA; encoded by the exons ATGAACAAGCTAACTTGTCTCTtccctctcctctttctcatcCCCCTCTTAGCCTCATGTGCCGAAAAAAAACAG GTGTATATAGTCTATTTTGGAGAACATAAAGGTGACAAAGCCTTACATGAAATAGAAGAACATCATCATTCTTATCTTCACTCGGTTAAAGAATCCGAAGAAGAGGCTAGAGCATCGCTCTTGTATAGCTACAAACATAGCATCAATGGCTTCGCGGCTGAGCTAACCCCGGACGAAGCCTCTAAACTAGAaa aaTTGGCAGAGGTTGTTTCGGTATTCAAGAGCCATCCAAGAAAATATGAAGCACATACTACACGGTCATGGGAGTTTGTAGgattggaggaggaggaaaccGATGACATTGATGCACGACCTCTAAAAAACGATGTAGATGATCGGTTTCGTGTCGGGAGAAAGTTTTTAAGGAAGGCCAAACATGGTGATGGTATCATCGTCGGTGTTCTCGACAGTG gtgTGTGGCCAGAATCAAGGAGTTTCAGTGACAAAGGAATGGGACCTATTCCAAAGTCATGGAAAGGAATCTGCCAAACCGGAGTTGCCTTTAACTCTTCTCACTGTAACCG GAAAATTATTGGAGCGAGGTATTACGTGAAAGGATACGAAAAATATTTCGGAGCGTTCAACGTTACAGCAAACAAAGACTTCTTGTCACCACGCGATCCCGACGGACATGGATCCCACACTGCCTCTACTGCCGTTGGTCGTCGGGTCTACGGTGCATCAGCACTCGGCGGTTTTGCAATGGGCTCGGCCTCGGGTGGTGCACCATTATCTCGTCTAGCTGTTTACAAAGCTTGTTGGGCCAAGCCCAACGAGGAAAAAGTTGGCGGAAATGTCTGCCTACAAGAGGACATGCTTGCCGCGATCGATGACGCGATCGCTGATGGTGTTCACGTAATAAGCATTTCGATCGGAACGACCGATCCTTTGCCGTTTCAACAAGACGGAATTGCGATTGGAGCGTTGCATGCCATCAAAAGGAATATTGTGGTTGCTGCTAGCGCTGGGAATTCAGGGCCAAAGCCGGGGACTTTGTCCAATCCGGCACCGTGGATTATTACCGTTGGAGCTAGTACTCTTGATCGGGCTTTTGTTGGCGGCCTTGCTCTTGGTAATGGCTACACAATCAAG ACGGAGTCCATAACGGCAtttaaaatggacaaatttgcGCCTCTTGTTTACGCTGCTAACGTGGTTGTTCCCGGCATTGCATTGAACGATTCATC GCAATGTCTACCGAATTCACTAAGACCGGAGCTTGTGGCTGGTAAAGTGGTATTATGTTTAAGAGGAGCCGGTTCAAGAATCGGGAAAGGTATAGAGGTAAAACGAGCCGGAGGAGCCGGTATGATTCTTGGAAACGCCCCGGCTAACGGCAATGAGATTCCGTCCGACTCTCACTTTGTTGCGACTGCCACGGTTACCCCAACCGTGGTGGAGAAAATTCTCGATTACATCAAAACCGATAAAAACCCGATGGCTTTTATCAAACCGGGGAAAACGGTTTACAAATATACAGCAGCTCCTTTGATGACCGGGTTTTCTAGCCGCGGTCCAAACGTGGTAGATCCCAACATTTTAAAG CCGGATATTACCGCACCTGGACTGAACATACTGGCTGCATGGAGCGGAGCAGATTCACCAAGCAAAGTGTCAATAGATCAAAGAGTTGcagattttaatatttacacAGGAACTTCAATGTCTTGTCCTCATGTTTCTGGTGCGATTGCTCTTCTCAAAGCTATTCATCCTAAATGGAGTAGTGCTGCTATAAGATCTGCTCTTATGACCACtg ctTGGATGACTAACGACGAGAAGAAACCAATCCAAGACGTTGATGGTTTACCCGCAAACCCTTTTGCACTTGGGTCAGGACATTTCAGACCAACCAAAGCTGCGGATCCCGGTTTAGTCTACGATGCATCATACCGAGCTTACCTTCTCTATGGCTGCTCGGTTAATTTCACCGATATTGACCCGACATTCAAATGTCCTAGTAAAATCCCACCGGGTTACAATCTCAACTACCCGTCGATCGCGATCCCGAATCTAAACAGGACAGTGACCGTTAAAAGAACGGTTACAAATGTTGGAATCGGTAACTGGACAAGCACATACGTATTCAACGCTAACCCGCCATCAGGTGTTACGGTTAAGGCTATACCGAATGTGTTGGTATTTAACCGGATTGGTCAGAAGCAGCGGTTTAAAATCGTGATTAAACCACGGACGGACCTGGTGTTGAATGCGACTGAAAAGGGTCAATACCAATTTGGATGGTTTAGTTGGACAGATAGTGACCATGTTGTGAGAAGTCCAATTGCTGTTTccttagcttga
- the LOC104760345 gene encoding uncharacterized protein LOC104760345, whose amino-acid sequence MMSEEYQESDIIFSDQTVFPNYNQETKLSNTRNVEKSRRRRETVEKTSPVRIPTNNFRFMGWDTAEEDEDKTPPHVIIERRMKEQIAFSVCTLKGRDLSRHRNSVLRMTGFLEA is encoded by the coding sequence ATGATGTCCGAAGAATATCAAGAATCAGACATTATATTTTCCGACCAAACCGTATTCCCAAACTATAACCAAGAAACTAAACTCTCTAACACTAGAAACGTCGAGAAGAGTAGAAGACGACGGGAGACGGTGGAGAAAACATCTCCGGTGAGAATCCCGACGAATAATTTCCGGTTTATGGGATGGGACACGGCGGAGGAAGATGAGGACAAGACTCCTCCACACGTTATAATCGAAAGAAGAATGAAGGAGCAAATAGCGTTTTCGGTTTGTACTCTTAAAGGAAGAGACTTGAGCCGTCACCGGAACTCCGTTCTTAGGATGACCGGTTTTTTAGAAGCTTGA
- the LOC104763081 gene encoding F-box/kelch-repeat protein At4g38940-like, which produces MPAHGIFVAVGSKIYVLGGVYHSSVTSSVLIIDCTTHTVQPVSSIPKPMGDTVAGTINGKIYVVGECELSKCVVSKRVMVLNREKQMWEPEMMMNPGVKIGQLWSGCVVMEGKIYMRDSVNSFVYEPKERKWEMEMLNSKKWEYACVVDDMLYYYDCRKNKLRVYDTKHKCWGLVKGVERTSAEPEPSRLNLPKSSWWSYTMSCGEKLVVFLPKEKDRTKATGIWCVEIALERRQGGEIWGKVERCDAVINGDFFFVRCLAVMV; this is translated from the coding sequence ATGCCTGCACATGGAATCTTTGTTGCCGTTGGTTCCAAGATATACGTTTTGGGTGGTGTTTACCATTCCAGTGTGACCTCGAGTGTCTTAATTATAGACTGTACGACTCATACGGTGCAGCCTGTCTCTAGCATTCCCAAGCCTATGGGTGATACGGTCGCTGGCACCATCAACGGGAAGATATACGTGGTCGGTGAGTGTGAATTGTCTAAATGTGTGGTTTCAAAGAGGGTTATGGTGTTgaatagagagaaacaaatGTGGGAGcctgagatgatgatgaatccagGTGTGAAGATAGGTCAATTGTGGTCTGGTTGTGTGGTGATGGAGGGTAAGATTTACATGAGGGATTCGGTGAATAGTTTTGTTTACGAGCCAAAAGAGAGGAAATGGGAAATGGAGATGTTGAATTCTAAAAAGTGGGAGTATGCGTGTGTCGTTGATGATATGTTGTATTACTACGATTGTCGCAAGAATAAATTAAGAGTGTATGATACAAAGCACAAGTGTTGGGGATTGGTGAAAGGTGTGGAGAGAACGTCGGCTGAGCCTGAGCCGAGTCGTCTCAATCTGCCAAAATCTTCGTGGTGGTCATATACCATGAGTTGCGGTGAGAAACTGGTTGTGTTCTTGCCTAAAGAGAAAGACAGGACGAAGGCAACAGGGATTTGGTGTGTGGAGATCGCACTGGAAAGACGCCAAGGAGGAGAGATTTGGGGTAAAGTTGAGCGGTGTGATGCTGTGATTAATGGTGATTTTTTCTTTGTGAGATGTTTAGCTGTTATGGTTTGA
- the LOC104760346 gene encoding 26S proteasome non-ATPase regulatory subunit 13 homolog A isoform X2 — MAALQYLESLKNAHPELGEWYNSIADLYQKKLWHQLTLKLEQFIALAVFQAGDALIQFYHNFITDFETKINLLKLAHFAVVVSRQYSEKEAAVSYLESVIEKLRATKEPRITEPIIYIETQKALFKLEQGDQKECKKILDDGKSSLDSMTDIDPSVYANFYWVSSQYHKFRQEFSDFYKSALLYLAYTSVEDLSESFKLDLAFDLSLSALLGENIYNFGELLAHPILKSLLGTNVEWLYHILQAFNHGDLVQYQELCRVHNASLIAQPALVENEKKLLEKINILCLIEIIFSIIAERTKLSIEDVEHLLMKSLSVHLIEGIIDQVNGTVYVSWAQPRVLGIPQIKALRDQLDSWVDKVHTTLLSVEAETPDLVAA; from the exons ATGGCTGCTCTACAATACTTGGAATCTCTGAAAAATGCGCATCCAGAGCTCGGTGAATGGTACAATTCTATTGCAGATCTGTATCAAAAAAAGCTCTGGCATCAACTCACCCTTAAGCTCGAACAGTTCATCGCTCTCGCTGTGTTCCAG GCTGGTGATGCTTTAATTCAGTTCTATCACAATTTCATCACTGACTTTGAGACGAAGATCAATCTCCTGAAGCTTGCACATTTTGCTGTGGTGGTCTCCCGACAGTACTCTGAGAAAGAAGCTGCAGTTAGCTATCTTGAAAGCGTGATTGAGAAACTTAGAGCTACTAAAGAGCCTCGGATTACTGAGCCAATCATTTATATAGAAACACAGAAAGCTCTATTCAAGCTTGAGCAAGGTGATCAGAAGGAGTGCAAGAAAATCTTGGACGATGGAAAGAGCTCTCTTGATAGTATGACTGACATTGACCCATCGGTCTATGCCAACTTCTATTGGGTGTCTTCTCAGTACCACAAGTTCCGTCAAGAGTTTTCTGATTTCTACAAAAGTGCTCTACTTTATCTTGCTTATACGTCTGTGGAGGACCTCTCAGAATCGTTTAAGCTG GATTTGGCTTTTGATTTGTCACTTTCAGCTCTACTTGGAGAAAACATCTACAACTTTGGGGAGCTGTTAGCCCATCCCATT TTGAAAAGTCTCCTTGGAACAAATGTGGAATGGCTTTACCACATTCTCCAGGCGTTCAACCATGGTGATTTAGTTCAGTATCAAGAACTATGCCGCGTGCACAACGCATCCTTGATTGCCCAACCAGCGCTGGTTGAGAACGAGAAGAAGCTATTGGAAAAGATTAACATTCTCTGCCTTATCGAGATCATCTTCAG TATCATTGCTGAGCGAACTAAACTTTCCATTGAAGATGTTGAGCACCTTCTCATGAAGAGCCTTTCT GTGCATCTGATTGAGGGAATCATAGACCAAGTGAATGGAACAGTTTACGTCTCATGGGCACAACCGAGAGTACTAGGGATTCCACAGATCAAGGCTTTGAGAGATCAATTGGACAGCTGGGTCGACAAAGTTCACACCACTTTGCTATCTGTTGAAGCCGAGACACCAGATCTTGTTGCAGCATAA
- the LOC104760346 gene encoding 26S proteasome non-ATPase regulatory subunit 13 homolog A isoform X1, producing MAALQYLESLKNAHPELGEWYNSIADLYQKKLWHQLTLKLEQFIALAVFQAGDALIQFYHNFITDFETKINLLKLAHFAVVVSRQYSEKEAAVSYLESVIEKLRATKEPRITEPIIYIETQKALFKLEQGDQKECKKILDDGKSSLDSMTDIDPSVYANFYWVSSQYHKFRQEFSDFYKSALLYLAYTSVEDLSESFKLDLAFDLSLSALLGENIYNFGELLAHPILKSLLGTNVEWLYHILQAFNHGDLVQYQELCRVHNASLIAQPALVENEKKLLEKINILCLIEIIFSRPAEDRSIPLSIIAERTKLSIEDVEHLLMKSLSVHLIEGIIDQVNGTVYVSWAQPRVLGIPQIKALRDQLDSWVDKVHTTLLSVEAETPDLVAA from the exons ATGGCTGCTCTACAATACTTGGAATCTCTGAAAAATGCGCATCCAGAGCTCGGTGAATGGTACAATTCTATTGCAGATCTGTATCAAAAAAAGCTCTGGCATCAACTCACCCTTAAGCTCGAACAGTTCATCGCTCTCGCTGTGTTCCAG GCTGGTGATGCTTTAATTCAGTTCTATCACAATTTCATCACTGACTTTGAGACGAAGATCAATCTCCTGAAGCTTGCACATTTTGCTGTGGTGGTCTCCCGACAGTACTCTGAGAAAGAAGCTGCAGTTAGCTATCTTGAAAGCGTGATTGAGAAACTTAGAGCTACTAAAGAGCCTCGGATTACTGAGCCAATCATTTATATAGAAACACAGAAAGCTCTATTCAAGCTTGAGCAAGGTGATCAGAAGGAGTGCAAGAAAATCTTGGACGATGGAAAGAGCTCTCTTGATAGTATGACTGACATTGACCCATCGGTCTATGCCAACTTCTATTGGGTGTCTTCTCAGTACCACAAGTTCCGTCAAGAGTTTTCTGATTTCTACAAAAGTGCTCTACTTTATCTTGCTTATACGTCTGTGGAGGACCTCTCAGAATCGTTTAAGCTG GATTTGGCTTTTGATTTGTCACTTTCAGCTCTACTTGGAGAAAACATCTACAACTTTGGGGAGCTGTTAGCCCATCCCATT TTGAAAAGTCTCCTTGGAACAAATGTGGAATGGCTTTACCACATTCTCCAGGCGTTCAACCATGGTGATTTAGTTCAGTATCAAGAACTATGCCGCGTGCACAACGCATCCTTGATTGCCCAACCAGCGCTGGTTGAGAACGAGAAGAAGCTATTGGAAAAGATTAACATTCTCTGCCTTATCGAGATCATCTTCAG CCGACCTGCTGAAGACAGGAGCATTCCTTTGAGTATCATTGCTGAGCGAACTAAACTTTCCATTGAAGATGTTGAGCACCTTCTCATGAAGAGCCTTTCT GTGCATCTGATTGAGGGAATCATAGACCAAGTGAATGGAACAGTTTACGTCTCATGGGCACAACCGAGAGTACTAGGGATTCCACAGATCAAGGCTTTGAGAGATCAATTGGACAGCTGGGTCGACAAAGTTCACACCACTTTGCTATCTGTTGAAGCCGAGACACCAGATCTTGTTGCAGCATAA
- the LOC104763083 gene encoding uncharacterized protein LOC104763083 — protein MQDTICENVSLHFKFEGRMYSIMFKRNITLLMLKARIQRKIGFVESNVQLQLSYKPLLVETVEHCELNDDEDVNVYLDSVNYEKRRCMLFVNVIPSEPQPEQVPIVPTVPTMPIVDQSSVGMNFENQHAKDGEIGPNAIVVYVGKEKAVEGDSNKEGEAESRDEGDEYTEPRPVVEPGKYIEPWDDGLDLTKLQEFPNKKALQDVVDRASFANCFSFEIVKSDKVRYVVKCPKEGCNWGLRGGRIRDTDIFSIRRHNKMHTCSRASQSSSNSKRQGTPKLVASLLHGDYPGQMETPPPKIIMDLVKTKLGVDISYSTALRGKNQAVTDLKGSPEESYKMLRCYLHMLEKVNHGTRSYVHCNENNKFMYLFIALGASIEGFKVMRKVITMDATFLKNGYKGVLVFASAQDPNRHHYPLAFGVLDGENDASWNWFLEMLKTVVGDSSEIVFMTDRNISLITAIANVYPLAHHGFCIWHLSQNVKGYARNVNKDVVAWRFMECSRFYTVAEFNIAYASFTTRYPSAAKYLEESTQKERWARCVFPGDRYNLDTSNCVESLNSVFKDARRYSLIPMLDAILKKFSEWFNEHRKDVVSGSVANKLVPLVENYLHDLWATAEKLKVIELNGFELEYNVIDSDGKPYLVKLRLRSCSCRFFDIQKYPCVHALASFITFQKYGGKDIELHELCSKYY, from the exons atgCAG GATACAATATGCGAGAACGTCAGCctacattttaaatttgaaggacgcatgtatagtataatgttcaagaggaatataacattgttgatgttaaaagcaaGGATACAAAGGAAGATTGGGTTTGTTGAAAGTAACGTTCAGTTGCAGCTGAGCTACAAGCCACTACTGGTAGAAACAGTTGAGCATTGTGagcttaatgatgatgaggatgttaatgtttatctagactctgttaattatgagaagcgaagatgtatgttgtttgtgaatgtcATCCCTTCTGAGCCTCAGCCTGAGCAAGTTCCCATAGTGCCCACAGTGCCCACAATGCCCATAGTGGACCAAAGTTCTGTCGgtatgaactttgaaaaccaacatgCGAAGGATGGTGAAATCGGACCTAACGCCATTGTTGTCTACgtaggcaaagaaaaggctgtagAGGGTGATTCTAATAAAGAGGGTGAAGCTGAATCACgtgatgaaggtgatgaataTACTGAGCCACGCCCTGTTGTAGAACCGGGTAAGTATATTGAACCATGGGATGACGGTTTGGATCTGACTAAACTTCAAgaatttccaaacaagaaggcattgcaagatgtggtggatagagcttcattcgctaactgttttagttttgaaatagtAAAGTCGGACAAGGTGCGTTATGTggtcaaatgtcctaaagaaggATGTAACTGGGGTTTACGAGGTGGTAGGATTCGAGATACAGATATTTTCTCGATTAGAAGGCACAACAAGATGCATACATGCTCTCGGGCTAGTCAAAGTTCAAGCAACAGTAAGAGACAAGGCACTCCAAAATTAGTTGCTTCTCTTTTACATGGTGATTATCCAGGGCAAATGGAAACTCCACCTCCGAAAATTATCATGGATCTTGTCAAGACAAAATTAGGTGTTGATATATCATATTCCACGGCGTTGAGAGGGAAAAATCAAGCTGTTACTGATTTGAAAGGTAGCCCAGAAGAAAGCTACAAGATGCTGCGATGTTATCTGCACATGTTAGAGAAGGTTAATCATGGTACAAGATCATATGTGCATTgcaatgagaataataaattcatgtacTTGTTCATAGCTTTGGGAGCTAGCATTGAAGGATTTAAAGTCATGAGGAAAGTTATAACTATGGATGCAACTTTTCTAAAGAACGGATATAagggtgttcttgtttttgcgtcggctcaagatcctaaccgtcaccattatcccttggcgtttggtgttcttgatggtgagaatgatgcaagttggaattggtttttggagatgttgaaaACCGTTGTTGGGGATTCTTCTGAAATCGTATTTATGACTGACAGAAATATAAGTCTCATTACTGCCATAGCTAATGTGTATCCTCTAgctcatcatggtttttgtatatggCATTTATCCCAAAATGTGAAAGGTTATGCTCGTAACGTCAACAAAGACGTTGTTGCATGGAGATTCATGGAGTGTAGTAGGTTTTACACAGTGGCTGAGTTCAACATTGCTTACGCTTCTTTTACGACAAGATATCCTTCTGCTGCCAAGTATCTTGAAGAATCTACCCAGAAAGAAAGATGGGCAAGATGTGTTTttccaggagatagatacaacctAGACACAAGCAACTGTGTTGAATCGTTGAACAGCGTATTTAAAGATGCAAGGAGGTACTCCTTGATACCCATGCTTGAtgcaatacttaaaaaattCTCTGAATGGTTTAATGAACATCGGAAAGATGTTGTGTCTGGATCAGTCGCAAATAAATTGGTGCCTTTAGTGGAGAACTACTTACATGATTTATGGGCAACTGCTGAGAAACTAAAGGTGATAGAGCTAAATGGTTTCGAACTTGAATACAATGTCATTGACAGTGACGGAAAGCCTTATTTGGTGAAGTTGCGATTGAGAagttgcagttgcaggtttttcgATATACAAAAGTATCCTTGTGTGCATGCATTGGCGTCTTTCATTACATTCCAAAAATATGGAGGTAAGGATATCGAGTTACATGAGTTGTGTTCTAAGTATTATTGA
- the LOC104763084 gene encoding uncharacterized protein LOC104763084, whose product MEQFEADPYYADQKRARKLEAWRQAIADGDLGMPRICPCGERIVNEISPTETEKKRWFTCVKYKDDGLHRRKNWADAIEEETQTLRKDVDNHWERLKEFEPHHTQIYNLQMQLKEKSDEIAKLREEVALLTTRVDLLDRLCFD is encoded by the exons ATGGAACAATTTGAGGCCGACCCATACTATGCTGATCAGAAGAGGGCGAGGAAGTTAGAAGCGTGGCGACAAGCCATAGCCGATGGTGATTTGGGCATGCCTCGAATTTGCCCATGTGGCGAACGAATCGTCAATGAGATCTCtccaacagaaacagagaaaaaaagatggttTACTTGCGTTAAGTAtaag GATGATGGATTGCACAGGCGGAAAAATTGGGCTgatgcaattgaagaagaaacccaaacCTTAAGGAAGGATGTTGATAACCAttgggagagattgaaggaatTTGAACCCCATCATACTCAGATCTATAATTTGCAGATGCAGCTTAAGGAGAAGAGTGATGAGATTGCCAAACTAAGGGAGGAGGTGGCGTTGCTTACCACTCGAGTCGATCTCCTGGATAGGTTGTGTTTCGATTGA